The following proteins are co-located in the Clostridia bacterium genome:
- a CDS encoding PD-(D/E)XK nuclease family protein: MTNLETTWTNKLKKSPLFNMSLSSKELFHSNFLAWLCDICPESMSIFFCQNLDIPYANIKNIKREKSNIDISFELGNVLIIIENKVKSISYIEQLRKYEQYSSQKLGSDLKEKKYILLTLKTSELDKDQLKPWIPIQYLDLVGYMETLLEENRIKNNYHALIINDYCQFIRILDHEIVDKMYIDEVHGNYINLANLYDKNTQENDFLLKLNDIKMHDFFQKGLFENFAKKVYDQLKDSLKDVNILYGENTENLLNTISIYSGLTRSQGLLDIKYSINDKLTIGIQIQGVQYRHQLEGSSSDLVTKNAIDLKEKNKWFHFENIYDREIYPKSDEKDFNQFKSTNHLFLYRSVKILGLNNQELLELIKKDVQKMLYIKKKDLI, encoded by the coding sequence ATGACTAATTTAGAGACAACGTGGACAAACAAACTCAAAAAGTCTCCCTTATTTAATATGTCTTTGAGCTCTAAAGAATTATTCCATAGCAATTTCCTCGCATGGTTATGTGACATATGTCCTGAATCAATGAGTATTTTCTTTTGTCAAAATTTAGATATTCCCTATGCTAATATAAAAAATATAAAAAGAGAAAAATCAAATATAGATATATCATTTGAACTAGGGAATGTATTGATAATTATAGAAAATAAAGTCAAAAGTATTTCCTACATAGAACAATTAAGAAAATATGAACAATATAGTTCTCAAAAGTTGGGATCAGATCTCAAGGAAAAAAAATATATTTTATTAACACTAAAAACATCAGAACTAGACAAAGATCAATTAAAGCCATGGATTCCTATACAATATTTGGATCTAGTAGGATATATGGAAACACTACTGGAAGAAAATAGGATAAAAAACAATTATCACGCACTCATTATTAATGATTATTGTCAATTTATCAGAATTTTAGATCATGAAATAGTTGATAAAATGTATATAGATGAAGTACATGGAAATTATATTAATCTAGCAAATTTATATGACAAAAATACTCAGGAAAATGATTTTTTGTTAAAGTTGAATGACATTAAAATGCATGATTTTTTTCAAAAAGGACTGTTTGAAAATTTTGCAAAGAAAGTATATGATCAATTAAAAGACTCTTTAAAAGATGTTAATATTTTATATGGGGAAAATACTGAAAACCTACTAAATACAATCAGTATTTATTCTGGACTAACAAGGTCACAGGGCCTGTTAGATATCAAATATAGTATCAATGATAAATTAACTATCGGAATACAGATACAAGGTGTACAATATAGGCATCAGCTAGAAGGATCATCCTCAGATCTCGTGACGAAGAATGCAATAGATCTCAAAGAAAAAAATAAATGGTTTCATTTTGAGAATATATATGATAGAGAAATTTATCCAAAATCAGACGAAAAAGACTTTAACCAATTTAAGTCGACAAACCATTTATTTTTATATAGATCAGTTAAAATATTAGGACTTAATAATCAGGAACTTCTT